One window of Mesorhizobium loti R88b genomic DNA carries:
- a CDS encoding heme ABC transporter permease: MSDTTSRLTGWMDLANPTRFVGLTDRLVPWLAALAALILAVGLYMSFAAPEDFQQGITVRIMYIHVPFAWLAMMCYTLMAVSALGTLVWRHPLADVALKSAAPIGAVFTALALITGSIWGKPMWGTWWVWDARLTSVFVLFLMYLGIIALTRALDDASRAAWAAAIITLVGFINIPIIKFSVDWWNTLHQPASVFRLGGPTIDPSLLWPLLVMAVGFTMLFFALHLMAMRTEIRRRRVIAMRRVAARQAN; this comes from the coding sequence ATGAGCGACACGACTTCACGCCTGACCGGCTGGATGGACCTTGCCAACCCGACACGCTTTGTTGGGCTGACGGACAGGCTCGTGCCGTGGCTGGCGGCGCTCGCCGCGCTCATCCTTGCCGTAGGCCTCTATATGAGCTTCGCGGCGCCTGAGGATTTCCAGCAAGGCATCACCGTCCGCATCATGTACATCCACGTGCCTTTCGCCTGGCTCGCCATGATGTGCTACACGCTGATGGCGGTCTCGGCCCTTGGCACATTGGTCTGGCGGCATCCGCTGGCCGATGTCGCGCTGAAATCGGCAGCCCCCATCGGCGCGGTCTTCACAGCTCTTGCGCTGATCACCGGTTCGATCTGGGGCAAGCCGATGTGGGGCACCTGGTGGGTCTGGGATGCGCGCCTGACCTCTGTCTTCGTGCTGTTCCTGATGTATCTCGGCATCATCGCGCTGACCCGCGCGCTCGACGATGCCAGCCGTGCCGCCTGGGCCGCCGCCATCATCACGCTGGTCGGCTTCATCAACATCCCGATCATCAAATTCTCGGTCGACTGGTGGAACACGCTGCACCAGCCGGCCTCGGTGTTCCGGCTCGGCGGACCAACCATCGACCCCAGCCTGCTTTGGCCGCTTCTAGTCATGGCTGTCGGCTTCACGATGCTATTCTTCGCCCTGCACCTGATGGCAATGCGCACCGAAATCCGCCGCCGCCGGGTGATTGCCATGCGGCGCGTGGCGGCACGGCAGGCTAACTGA
- a CDS encoding D-TA family PLP-dependent enzyme has protein sequence MPTIHDLDTPSILIDAARAEANIARAQAHADKNGLKLRPHIKTHKLPYWAKKQVAAGAVGITCQKIGEAEVMADAGLADIFLPYNILGRAKLERLKALHGRVTLSVTADSMDTLEGLAAAFTDAGHPLPVLVECDTGMGRCGVQTADEAVALARLIDKAGGLTFGGLMTYPAAGRAAEAEAWLAAAKQALAASGLACERVSSGGTPDMWRSANASVVTEYRLGTYIYLDRYQVAKGVGTLDDCALTVLSTVVSHPTASRAILDAGSKALSSDTLGLKDFGELLGTSDARVTGLSEEHGTVTLSGDAKLRIGERVRVVPDHCCVVTNLFNEVNLIDGETVLETLPVAARGKMG, from the coding sequence ATGCCGACGATCCACGACCTCGATACGCCGTCGATCCTGATCGATGCCGCACGCGCCGAAGCCAACATTGCCCGCGCACAGGCCCATGCCGACAAAAACGGGCTGAAGCTCAGGCCCCACATCAAGACGCACAAGCTGCCCTATTGGGCCAAGAAGCAGGTCGCGGCGGGAGCGGTCGGCATCACTTGCCAGAAGATCGGCGAGGCCGAGGTGATGGCCGACGCCGGGCTGGCCGACATCTTTCTCCCCTACAACATTCTCGGGCGCGCCAAGCTGGAACGGCTGAAAGCGCTGCACGGCCGCGTGACCCTGTCGGTCACGGCGGACAGCATGGACACGCTGGAAGGACTCGCGGCGGCTTTCACCGATGCCGGCCATCCTTTGCCTGTGCTGGTCGAATGCGATACCGGCATGGGCCGCTGCGGCGTGCAGACGGCTGATGAAGCGGTGGCGCTGGCAAGGCTGATCGACAAGGCTGGCGGCCTCACCTTTGGCGGATTGATGACCTATCCGGCGGCCGGCCGCGCCGCCGAGGCCGAAGCCTGGCTTGCCGCGGCCAAGCAGGCGCTGGCCGCTTCGGGGCTTGCCTGCGAGCGCGTCTCGAGCGGCGGCACGCCCGACATGTGGCGCTCCGCCAATGCTTCCGTCGTCACCGAATATCGCCTAGGCACCTACATCTATCTCGATCGCTACCAGGTCGCCAAAGGCGTCGGCACTCTCGACGATTGTGCGCTGACGGTGCTGTCGACCGTGGTCAGCCACCCGACGGCAAGCCGCGCTATTCTCGATGCCGGCAGCAAGGCGCTGTCCAGCGACACGCTCGGGCTAAAGGATTTTGGCGAGTTGCTCGGCACTTCCGACGCAAGGGTCACCGGGCTTAGCGAAGAACATGGCACTGTCACGCTCTCCGGTGACGCGAAGCTGCGTATCGGCGAACGCGTGCGCGTGGTGCCCGACCATTGCTGCGTCGTCACCAATCTCTTCAACGAAGTCAATCTGATCGACGGCGAGACGGTGCTGGAGACGCTGCCCGTGGCGGCGCGGGGGAAAATGGGGTGA
- a CDS encoding glucan ABC transporter ATP-binding protein/ permease encodes MSLLQIYWRALGYLASDKKRVALICGANVALAAIAIIESILFGRVIDAISSHGPVFSMLALWAALGAFSVIAFVLVARGADRFAHARRSEVLCESFERVITMPLAWHHQRGTSNALHTLLRAVETLFSLWLEFMRQHLSTAVTLVLLIPTAISMDLRMSMVLLVLGVLYVGIGRLVMKRTKAGQAAVERHYHKVFAHVTDSVSNVAVLQSYNRLGHEAETLRRYVRNLLDAQNPVLDWWAIANALQRLSSTISMMVVLIIGAYLVTHGELRVGDVVAFTGFATLLISRLDQLSAFANQISEARAKLEDFYKLEDSAVDAAEPDGLRDLTNVTGHVRFEDVGFEFANSGQGVSDVSFEVQAGQTVAIVGPTGAGKTTLINLLQRVFSPSSGRILIDGIDTRTVSRKSLRHSIATVFQDAGLLNRSIEDNIRVGRADASNDEIHAAATAAAAQDFILAKSNGYDTVVGERGGQLSGGERQRIAIARAVLKDAPILVLDEATSALDVETEDRVKEAIDELRRDRTTFIIAHRLTTVRDADLVVFMDKGRVVEMGGFAELSLRNGRFASLLRAGGLLNDEEVRRLSRSVQDAAA; translated from the coding sequence GTGTCACTTCTGCAGATCTATTGGAGAGCGCTTGGCTATCTGGCGTCCGACAAGAAGCGCGTCGCGCTGATTTGCGGCGCCAATGTCGCGCTGGCTGCGATTGCGATCATTGAGTCGATCCTGTTCGGTCGGGTGATCGACGCCATCTCCAGCCACGGTCCGGTTTTTTCAATGCTCGCCCTTTGGGCCGCTCTCGGCGCCTTCAGTGTCATTGCCTTTGTGCTGGTGGCGCGCGGCGCCGATCGTTTTGCGCATGCCCGCCGCTCGGAAGTGCTCTGCGAGTCCTTCGAACGCGTGATTACCATGCCGCTCGCCTGGCACCATCAGCGCGGAACGTCCAACGCCTTGCACACGCTTCTGCGCGCGGTCGAGACGCTGTTCAGCCTGTGGCTCGAATTCATGCGCCAGCATTTGTCCACGGCCGTTACACTGGTCCTGTTGATCCCGACGGCTATCAGCATGGACCTCCGAATGTCGATGGTGCTCTTGGTGCTCGGCGTACTCTATGTCGGTATCGGCCGCCTGGTGATGAAGCGCACCAAGGCAGGCCAGGCCGCCGTGGAGCGTCACTACCATAAGGTGTTCGCGCATGTGACCGACTCGGTCAGCAACGTCGCTGTACTTCAGAGCTACAATCGCCTTGGCCACGAGGCCGAGACACTGCGCCGCTATGTCAGGAACCTGCTCGATGCGCAGAACCCCGTGCTCGACTGGTGGGCGATCGCCAATGCGCTGCAGCGCCTGTCCTCGACCATATCGATGATGGTCGTGCTGATCATTGGCGCTTATCTCGTCACCCATGGAGAGTTGCGCGTCGGCGACGTCGTTGCCTTCACCGGATTCGCGACGCTGCTCATTTCGCGCCTCGACCAGTTGTCGGCCTTCGCCAACCAGATTTCGGAGGCCCGCGCCAAGCTCGAGGACTTCTACAAGCTTGAGGACTCTGCGGTCGACGCCGCCGAGCCGGATGGCCTGCGCGATCTTACCAACGTCACCGGCCATGTCCGTTTTGAGGATGTCGGCTTCGAATTCGCCAATTCGGGGCAGGGCGTCAGTGACGTCTCCTTTGAGGTTCAGGCTGGACAGACCGTTGCCATCGTTGGCCCGACGGGCGCCGGCAAGACCACGCTCATCAATCTGCTGCAGCGCGTTTTCTCGCCGTCCAGCGGCCGTATCCTGATCGACGGCATCGATACCCGCACGGTAAGCCGCAAGTCACTGCGCCATTCGATCGCTACGGTGTTCCAGGACGCGGGGCTTCTCAACCGCTCGATCGAGGACAACATCCGTGTCGGCCGCGCCGATGCGAGCAATGACGAGATCCATGCCGCTGCAACCGCGGCTGCCGCGCAGGACTTCATCCTGGCCAAAAGCAATGGCTATGACACGGTGGTCGGCGAACGTGGCGGCCAGTTGTCGGGCGGCGAGCGCCAGCGCATTGCCATTGCCCGCGCCGTGCTGAAGGATGCGCCGATCCTGGTGCTCGACGAGGCGACCAGCGCGCTCGACGTCGAGACCGAGGATCGCGTCAAGGAAGCGATCGACGAACTGCGTCGCGACCGCACCACCTTCATCATCGCCCACCGCCTGACCACCGTTCGCGACGCCGATCTGGTCGTGTTCATGGACAAGGGCAGGGTGGTTGAAATGGGAGGCTTTGCCGAACTGTCGCTGCGCAACGGCCGCTTCGCCAGCCTGCTGCGCGCCGGTGGCCTGCTCAACGACGAGGAAGTCCGCCGCCTCAGCCGTTCCGTACAGGACGCGGCCGCCTGA
- a CDS encoding RDD family protein, translating into MATARNPAALIRPLVTPEGVDLRVKLADAGTRAAAFLLDVVIIVTAAIVVSLVVIFGLGGLGVKEAEPLFIVWIIFIFLLRNVYFIAFEAGRRAATPGKRIVGVRVASRSGAGLSIDQVIARNLMREIEVFLPLSIIAARGGAGVADTLSTIFGLVWALLFSLFPLFNRDRLRIGDLLAGTWVVEAPKLKLVEDLSLRQDPIARRFHFSPAQLDAYGIAELYKLEEVLRRDDYFAMKAVAETIGHKIGMTIEPVDSRAFLTAYYGELRAHLERKLLLGNRKADKHAR; encoded by the coding sequence TCAGGGTCAAGCTGGCCGACGCCGGCACGCGAGCCGCGGCCTTCCTGCTCGATGTGGTGATCATCGTCACCGCCGCGATCGTGGTGAGCCTCGTCGTCATCTTCGGTCTCGGTGGCCTTGGCGTGAAGGAGGCGGAGCCGCTCTTCATCGTCTGGATCATCTTCATCTTCCTGCTGCGCAACGTCTATTTCATCGCCTTCGAGGCCGGGCGGCGGGCCGCGACGCCGGGCAAGCGGATCGTCGGCGTGCGGGTCGCGTCGCGCAGTGGCGCGGGCCTCTCGATCGATCAGGTCATCGCGCGCAATCTGATGCGCGAGATCGAGGTTTTCCTGCCCCTGTCGATCATCGCCGCGCGTGGCGGCGCCGGCGTCGCCGATACGCTGTCAACCATCTTCGGCCTGGTCTGGGCGCTGCTCTTCTCGCTGTTTCCGCTGTTCAACCGCGACCGCCTGCGCATCGGCGACCTGCTTGCTGGCACCTGGGTGGTCGAAGCCCCCAAACTCAAGCTGGTCGAGGATCTTTCACTGCGGCAAGATCCCATCGCCAGGCGCTTCCATTTCAGCCCGGCACAGCTCGACGCCTATGGCATCGCCGAACTGTACAAGCTGGAAGAAGTGCTGCGCCGCGATGATTATTTCGCGATGAAGGCCGTTGCCGAGACGATCGGGCACAAGATCGGTATGACGATCGAGCCGGTCGATTCCAGGGCCTTCCTCACCGCCTATTACGGCGAACTGAGGGCGCATTTGGAGCGCAAGCTGCTGCTCGGCAACCGCAAGGCGGATAAGCACGCGCGGTAG
- a CDS encoding D-lyxose/D-mannose family sugar isomerase produces the protein MKRSAINDIIREADAFIRSFGYIMPPFAYWSPEEMKARQVDSSAVLTSRLGWDITDYGQEKFKELGLFLFTVRNGRYEDMKKGMGMLYAEKIMISRKDQLSPMHRHNIKAEDIINRGGGKLVLELFMHDRDGGIDPKAEVTVPVDGTIHRLPAGGLLKLDPGQSVTLLPGVWHAFWAEGKDVLIGEVSTVNDDLTDNVFREPIGRFSNIDEDVAPLHLLVSDYDKWLG, from the coding sequence ATGAAACGCTCCGCCATCAACGACATCATCCGCGAAGCCGACGCTTTCATCCGCTCTTTCGGCTACATCATGCCGCCCTTCGCTTACTGGTCACCCGAGGAAATGAAGGCGCGCCAGGTCGACTCCTCGGCTGTGCTGACCTCGCGGCTCGGCTGGGACATCACCGATTACGGCCAGGAGAAGTTCAAGGAACTCGGCCTATTCCTGTTCACTGTTCGCAACGGCCGCTACGAGGACATGAAGAAGGGCATGGGCATGCTCTATGCCGAGAAGATCATGATCTCGCGCAAGGACCAGCTGTCGCCGATGCACCGCCACAACATCAAGGCCGAGGACATCATCAACCGCGGCGGCGGCAAGCTGGTGCTGGAGCTGTTCATGCACGATCGCGACGGTGGCATCGACCCCAAGGCCGAGGTCACGGTGCCGGTCGACGGCACCATCCACAGGCTGCCGGCGGGCGGGCTCCTGAAGCTCGACCCGGGCCAGAGCGTCACGCTGCTGCCGGGCGTCTGGCACGCCTTCTGGGCCGAGGGCAAGGACGTGCTGATCGGTGAGGTGTCGACCGTAAACGACGATCTCACCGACAATGTGTTCCGCGAGCCGATCGGCCGTTTTTCCAACATCGACGAGGATGTCGCGCCGCTGCACCTGCTGGTGTCCGACTACGATAAGTGGTTGGGCTGA